The Alkalilimnicola sp. S0819 genome includes a window with the following:
- a CDS encoding TIGR02281 family clan AA aspartic protease — MMLLLCLCAGLVQAAPRLELVGLFPGRAVLTVDGRRHVLAEGERSPEGVRLVRVEGQAAWVSFAGQQRRLPMSRSVGGSYAAPSRNTVSIARDRHGMFTTTGSINGTPVSWLVDTGATVVAFNAEHARRLGIDFRRDGLPVQVNTASGTARAWRVTLESVAVGGIVVRKVAAVVMDGSSPRVPLLGMSYLGRLKMSHEGRLLVLEAIY; from the coding sequence ATGATGCTTTTACTGTGTCTGTGCGCCGGGCTGGTGCAGGCCGCGCCGCGGCTGGAGTTGGTGGGGCTGTTCCCGGGCAGGGCGGTGCTGACGGTGGACGGGCGGCGGCATGTGCTCGCCGAAGGGGAGCGCAGCCCGGAAGGGGTGCGGCTGGTCCGCGTGGAGGGGCAGGCGGCCTGGGTCAGTTTCGCCGGCCAACAGCGGCGCTTGCCAATGAGCCGCAGCGTGGGCGGCAGCTACGCCGCGCCCAGCCGCAACACGGTGAGCATCGCCCGGGATCGCCACGGCATGTTCACCACCACCGGCAGTATCAACGGCACGCCGGTGAGCTGGCTGGTGGATACCGGCGCGACGGTGGTGGCCTTCAATGCGGAGCATGCCCGGCGCCTGGGCATCGATTTTCGCCGCGACGGCCTGCCGGTGCAGGTGAACACCGCCTCGGGCACGGCACGGGCCTGGCGGGTCACGCTGGAGTCGGTGGCCGTGGGCGGGATCGTGGTGCGCAAGGTGGCCGCTGTGGTGATGGACGGCAGTTCACCGAGGGTGCCGCTGTTGGGGATGTCCTATCTCGGCCGGCTGAAGATGAGTCACGAGGGGCGCCTGTTGGTGCTGGAGGCGATTTACTGA
- the folE2 gene encoding GTP cyclohydrolase FolE2 produces the protein MSNQAVTTIEDVQSREDTRRIAINKVGIKDIRHPVRVKDRAGQEQHTVANFNMYVNLPHNFKGTHMSRFVAVLESHESEITVQSFKDVLAEMTELLEAESGHIEMTFPYFVRKTAPVSGVKSLLDYEVTFIGEIHGAEPELTIRVVVPVTSLCPCSKQISDYGAHNQRSHVTVTARIQGFVWIEELIDLVEAEASCELYGLLKRPDEKYVTERAYDNPKFVEDMVRDVAARLNAEERVVAYTVESENFESIHNHSAYALIEHDKGK, from the coding sequence GACCACCATCGAAGACGTGCAGAGTCGGGAAGACACCCGCCGCATCGCCATCAACAAGGTGGGCATCAAGGACATCCGCCACCCGGTGCGGGTGAAGGACCGAGCTGGCCAGGAACAGCACACCGTGGCCAACTTCAACATGTATGTGAACCTGCCCCACAATTTCAAGGGCACCCACATGTCCCGCTTCGTGGCGGTACTGGAGAGCCACGAGAGCGAAATCACCGTGCAATCCTTCAAGGACGTGCTGGCGGAGATGACGGAGCTGCTGGAGGCGGAATCCGGTCACATCGAAATGACCTTCCCCTACTTCGTGCGCAAGACCGCGCCGGTCTCCGGCGTGAAGAGCCTGCTGGATTACGAGGTGACCTTCATCGGGGAGATCCACGGCGCGGAGCCGGAGCTGACCATCCGCGTGGTGGTGCCGGTCACCAGCCTCTGCCCCTGCTCCAAGCAGATCTCCGATTACGGCGCGCATAACCAGCGCTCCCACGTCACGGTCACCGCTCGCATCCAGGGCTTCGTCTGGATCGAGGAGTTGATCGACCTGGTGGAGGCCGAGGCCAGCTGCGAGCTCTACGGCCTGCTCAAGCGCCCGGACGAGAAGTACGTCACCGAGCGTGCCTACGACAACCCCAAGTTCGTCGAGGACATGGTGCGCGACGTGGCCGCGCGGCTGAACGCCGAAGAGCGGGTGGTGGCCTACACGGTGGAATCGGAGAACTTCGAGTCCATCCACAACCACTCCGCCTACGCGCTCATCGAGCACGACAAGGGGAAATAA